In Fibrobacter sp. UWR3, one DNA window encodes the following:
- a CDS encoding pyridoxal phosphate-dependent aminotransferase, whose protein sequence is MKPLSERTETFTDSVIRRMTRIANACGAINLSQGFPDFDPPEALTRRLAEIAPVGPHQYAITFGAQNFREALSDKQFHFSGLRYDPQTEIVITCGSTEAMMASMMSVCNPGDKVVLFSPFYENYSADTILCGATPVYVPLSPVDLSFDADVLESAMKQPGVKALVLCNPANPSGKVFTREELSVIASLAVKYDLYVITDEVYEHIIYAPHRHMYISTLPGMFERTIECSSLSKTYSITGWRLGYVLAAAPVMDRVKKVHDFLTVGAAAPLMEAAVTALRFDDSYYAGLQAHYTHMKQLFTDGLRNLGLRFSEPQGAYFVLIDISEFGYGARNSRAGSNVLLDGGKLPDEQFCIDMAQKVGVAAVPGSSFFREPVDHLVRLHFAKKDETLYEALNRLENLKNLKR, encoded by the coding sequence ATGAAGCCGTTAAGTGAGCGCACAGAGACCTTTACCGATTCCGTTATCCGCAGAATGACCCGCATTGCGAACGCTTGCGGGGCGATAAACCTTTCGCAGGGGTTCCCGGATTTCGACCCGCCGGAAGCACTGACGAGGCGCTTGGCAGAAATTGCCCCCGTGGGCCCACACCAGTATGCGATTACGTTTGGTGCGCAGAATTTCCGTGAGGCGCTGAGCGACAAGCAGTTCCATTTTAGCGGATTGCGTTACGACCCGCAAACGGAAATCGTCATTACCTGCGGCAGCACCGAGGCGATGATGGCCTCGATGATGTCGGTCTGCAACCCCGGCGACAAGGTCGTGCTGTTCTCGCCTTTTTATGAGAACTATTCTGCCGACACGATCCTCTGCGGGGCGACTCCTGTCTATGTGCCGCTTTCTCCGGTGGATCTGAGCTTCGATGCCGATGTCCTGGAAAGCGCCATGAAACAGCCGGGCGTGAAGGCTCTCGTGCTGTGCAATCCGGCGAACCCGAGCGGGAAGGTCTTTACCCGCGAGGAACTTTCGGTAATCGCCTCCCTGGCAGTGAAGTATGACCTGTACGTGATTACGGACGAAGTGTACGAGCATATCATCTACGCGCCTCACCGTCACATGTATATATCGACGCTTCCGGGAATGTTCGAACGCACTATCGAGTGCAGTAGCCTGAGCAAGACTTATTCAATTACTGGCTGGCGTCTCGGATACGTGCTTGCCGCGGCCCCCGTGATGGACCGCGTCAAGAAAGTCCACGACTTTTTGACGGTCGGCGCCGCCGCCCCGCTCATGGAGGCTGCCGTGACAGCACTCCGCTTCGATGATTCGTACTACGCGGGCCTGCAGGCGCACTATACGCACATGAAGCAGCTGTTTACGGATGGTTTGCGGAACCTGGGGCTCCGCTTTTCCGAACCGCAGGGTGCTTACTTTGTCCTAATTGATATTTCTGAATTTGGCTATGGCGCGCGCAATTCCCGTGCTGGGTCAAACGTTCTTCTTGATGGCGGCAAGTTGCCCGACGAACAGTTCTGCATCGACATGGCGCAGAAGGTGGGCGTTGCCGCGGTGCCGGGTTCCAGCTTCTTTCGGGAACCGGTGGACCACCTGGTGCGCCTCCACTTTGCCAAGAAGGACGAGACCCTCTACGAGGCGCTGAATCGTCTTGAAAATCTTAAAAATCTGAAGCGGTGA
- a CDS encoding helix-turn-helix transcriptional regulator, whose protein sequence is MNYKNEEVFNRAFRKLMLELRKNMLCSQTALSKCVGVTRQAISMMECGKRLPSLQGFCELAQGVGLTPAQLMNWLERICEVESNAARPDVRNINMALEYVRNAKESANSAKCV, encoded by the coding sequence ATGAATTACAAGAATGAAGAAGTTTTCAACCGTGCGTTCCGAAAATTGATGCTTGAATTGCGTAAGAACATGCTGTGCTCGCAGACGGCCCTTTCGAAATGTGTAGGTGTTACGCGGCAGGCGATATCGATGATGGAATGCGGCAAGCGGTTGCCTTCGTTGCAAGGCTTTTGTGAACTTGCCCAGGGGGTGGGGCTGACTCCGGCTCAGCTCATGAACTGGCTGGAACGGATTTGCGAGGTGGAATCCAATGCTGCAAGGCCAGATGTCAGGAATATAAATATGGCTTTGGAGTATGTGAGAAACGCGAAAGAGAGCGCAAACTCGGCAAAATGCGTATAA
- the groES gene encoding co-chaperone GroES: MIKPLADRIVVKPAEAEQKTSSGLFIPDNAKEKPMQGKVVAVGPGRKNDKGEIVPMEVKVGDVVLYGKYSGTEVTVDGENYLIVKEPDVIATL, translated from the coding sequence ATGATCAAGCCTTTAGCAGATCGAATCGTTGTCAAGCCGGCAGAAGCCGAACAGAAGACCTCCTCGGGTCTCTTCATTCCGGATAACGCCAAGGAAAAGCCCATGCAGGGCAAGGTCGTGGCCGTGGGCCCGGGCCGCAAGAACGACAAGGGCGAAATCGTCCCGATGGAAGTCAAGGTGGGCGACGTGGTGCTCTACGGCAAGTACAGCGGCACCGAAGTCACCGTTGATGGCGAAAACTACCTCATTGTGAAGGAACCGGACGTCATCGCGACGCTCTAA
- the groL gene encoding chaperonin GroEL (60 kDa chaperone family; promotes refolding of misfolded polypeptides especially under stressful conditions; forms two stacked rings of heptamers to form a barrel-shaped 14mer; ends can be capped by GroES; misfolded proteins enter the barrel where they are refolded when GroES binds) encodes MAKQLKFDVAARESLMKGVDKLANAVKVTLGPKGRNVMIARSFGAPNVTKDGVTVAKEVELEDAYENLGAQMAKEVANKTSDAAGDGTTTATVLAQAITREGLKNVAAGANPMDIKRGMDAAVDAVIKEIGKMAVKINGKEHIAQVATISANNDPEIGDLLANAMEKVGNDGVITIEESKTADTVLDVVEGMQFDRGYLSPYFVTNTDSMEVSLENPYILLYDKKISTMKDLLPMLEHVAKQGKSLLIIAEDVDGEALATLVVNKMRGTLKVAAVKAPGFGDRRKAMLEDIAILTGGMLVSEDTGAKLEDAPVTVLGQAKSITITKDNTTIVEGAGDAASIKGRIGQIKKQIETTTSDYDREKLQERLAKLAGGVAVIKVGAATEVEMKEKKDRVDDAMHATRAAVEEGIVPGGGVALIRAEKAIDSLKFDNDDQKTGAAIIRRAIEEPLRQIVQNAGLEGSVVVNKVKEGKDAFGYNAKTDTYEDLIKAGVIDPAKVTRTALKNASSIASMILTTDCVITEKKEPKPAAPAMDPGMGGMGGMM; translated from the coding sequence ATGGCAAAGCAACTCAAGTTTGATGTGGCGGCTCGCGAATCCCTCATGAAGGGCGTGGACAAGCTCGCCAACGCAGTCAAGGTAACTCTCGGCCCCAAGGGCCGTAACGTGATGATCGCCCGCTCCTTCGGTGCCCCGAACGTGACGAAGGACGGCGTGACTGTCGCTAAGGAAGTGGAACTGGAAGACGCCTACGAAAATCTCGGCGCCCAGATGGCCAAGGAAGTCGCGAACAAGACTTCTGATGCCGCCGGTGACGGTACCACCACCGCTACGGTTTTGGCCCAGGCCATCACCCGCGAAGGCCTCAAGAACGTGGCCGCCGGTGCAAACCCGATGGACATCAAGCGCGGTATGGACGCTGCGGTTGACGCCGTCATCAAGGAAATCGGCAAGATGGCCGTGAAGATCAACGGCAAGGAACACATTGCCCAGGTCGCTACCATCTCCGCGAACAACGACCCCGAAATCGGTGACTTGCTCGCCAACGCCATGGAAAAGGTCGGCAACGACGGTGTCATCACCATCGAAGAGTCCAAGACCGCCGACACGGTGCTCGACGTTGTCGAAGGTATGCAGTTCGACCGCGGCTACCTCTCTCCTTACTTTGTCACCAACACCGACAGCATGGAAGTCTCCCTCGAGAATCCGTACATCCTGTTGTACGACAAGAAGATTTCTACCATGAAGGATTTGCTCCCGATGCTCGAACACGTGGCAAAGCAGGGCAAGTCTCTCCTCATCATCGCCGAAGACGTGGATGGCGAAGCTCTCGCAACGCTCGTCGTGAACAAGATGCGTGGCACCCTGAAGGTCGCCGCCGTCAAGGCCCCGGGCTTCGGTGACCGTCGCAAGGCCATGCTCGAAGACATCGCTATCCTCACTGGCGGTATGCTGGTTTCCGAAGACACGGGCGCCAAGCTCGAAGATGCTCCGGTCACCGTTCTTGGCCAGGCCAAGTCCATCACCATCACGAAGGACAACACCACGATTGTGGAAGGTGCCGGTGATGCTGCCTCCATCAAGGGCCGTATCGGTCAGATCAAGAAGCAGATTGAAACCACCACGAGCGACTACGACCGCGAAAAGCTCCAGGAACGCCTGGCCAAGCTTGCCGGCGGCGTTGCCGTAATCAAGGTCGGTGCCGCTACCGAAGTCGAAATGAAGGAAAAGAAGGACCGCGTCGACGACGCCATGCACGCAACCCGCGCTGCCGTCGAAGAAGGTATCGTTCCGGGTGGTGGCGTTGCCCTCATCCGTGCCGAAAAGGCCATCGACTCCCTCAAGTTCGATAACGACGACCAGAAGACCGGTGCTGCCATCATCCGCCGCGCCATCGAAGAACCGCTCCGCCAGATCGTGCAGAACGCTGGCCTCGAAGGTTCTGTGGTGGTGAACAAGGTCAAGGAAGGCAAGGACGCCTTCGGTTACAACGCGAAGACCGACACCTACGAAGATCTCATCAAGGCTGGCGTCATCGACCCGGCTAAGGTGACCCGCACGGCCCTCAAGAACGCCTCCTCCATCGCCTCGATGATCCTCACGACTGACTGCGTGATCACCGAGAAGAAGGAACCCAAGCCGGCTGCTCCGGCCATGGACCCGGGCATGGGTGGCATGGGCGGCATGATGTAA
- the tgt gene encoding tRNA guanosine(34) transglycosylase Tgt: MNRFELLKTSKKSKARLGVVHTDHGDVTTPIFMPVGTEATVKAVTPAQLKDIKAEIILANTYHLYLRPTTPRIAKAGGIHKFMAWDGPVLTDSGGFQVWSLKDLRKITPEGVEFRSILDGSKHFFSPASVMNAQREIGADIIMALDECTPFPSTAKEAEHSLKFTLKWTAEAMQWLKEHPPIHGYDQQFFGIIQGGMHKNLRKQAIERIAELGPDGFAMGGLSVGEPTETMYEIADFCTDILPQDHARYVMGVGTPWNLLELIERGVDMCDCVMPTRNARNGMLFTSEGVLRYKAARHAEEFDKPVDPNCDCYCCRNFSRAYLRHLHHAGESLGFTLASIHNLHFYLHLMREAKQHIADDTFEEWKREKCEILQRDLQ; the protein is encoded by the coding sequence ATGAACCGTTTCGAACTCCTGAAAACTTCCAAGAAATCGAAGGCGCGCCTCGGCGTGGTCCACACCGACCACGGCGACGTGACGACCCCCATCTTTATGCCCGTGGGCACCGAGGCGACCGTCAAGGCGGTCACGCCCGCCCAGCTCAAGGACATCAAGGCGGAAATCATCCTCGCGAACACCTACCACCTGTACCTGCGCCCCACCACGCCCCGCATCGCGAAGGCGGGCGGCATCCACAAGTTCATGGCTTGGGATGGCCCGGTGCTCACGGACAGCGGCGGATTCCAGGTATGGAGCCTGAAGGATTTGCGCAAGATTACACCGGAGGGCGTCGAGTTTAGGAGCATACTTGACGGTTCAAAACACTTCTTTAGCCCCGCAAGCGTCATGAACGCCCAGCGCGAAATAGGCGCAGACATCATCATGGCGCTCGACGAGTGCACGCCCTTCCCGAGTACGGCGAAGGAGGCGGAACACAGCCTCAAGTTCACCCTCAAGTGGACCGCGGAAGCCATGCAATGGCTCAAGGAGCACCCGCCCATCCACGGGTACGACCAGCAGTTCTTCGGGATTATCCAGGGTGGCATGCACAAGAACTTGCGCAAGCAGGCGATTGAACGCATTGCGGAACTCGGGCCCGACGGTTTTGCGATGGGCGGCCTTTCCGTAGGCGAGCCCACCGAGACGATGTACGAGATTGCGGATTTTTGCACCGACATTCTGCCGCAGGACCACGCCCGCTACGTGATGGGCGTGGGCACGCCGTGGAACTTGCTGGAGCTCATCGAGCGCGGCGTGGACATGTGTGACTGCGTGATGCCAACCCGCAATGCGCGCAACGGCATGCTGTTTACGAGCGAAGGCGTGCTGCGCTACAAGGCGGCGCGCCATGCCGAGGAATTCGACAAGCCGGTGGACCCGAATTGCGACTGCTACTGCTGCCGTAATTTTAGCCGCGCGTACCTGCGCCACCTGCACCACGCCGGAGAATCGCTCGGGTTCACGCTGGCGAGCATCCACAACCTGCATTTTTACCTGCACCTGATGCGGGAGGCCAAGCAGCATATCGCCGACGACACATTTGAAGAGTGGAAAAGGGAGAAGTGCGAAATCCTGCAACGCGACCTCCAATAG
- a CDS encoding acyltransferase family protein, protein MRESSDRLEWISFLQVFAIILVVIGHSFYHHEDNIVYEWIYSFHMPLFFFISGHLLHVSVKRSGKPLGQYFGLRALAKKARRLLLPYWLISSLVFVPKAFLGNFAGREVDFSWAGYAHMLFYPNDNVISIYWFLPTLFLVFCIAYVGGKVSLVLKSRYWILPVLVASYFLAIFFPRYSLEILNYPGVIAFLFYFVLGYAFDVEFVRAQLLKDNRVKPVPAMAFGVVMCMAFYVYPGHDWNHPFYGFTGIIMSLCLAGLYCQMGLRFFRPFYGSTYAIYLFSWFFQVASQQVFLSVTGAHWGVGSALAMVTGFFGPFTIFKLWAYLSARIAAKRGTAGR, encoded by the coding sequence ATGCGTGAATCTTCCGACAGGCTGGAGTGGATTTCTTTTTTGCAGGTTTTTGCCATCATCCTGGTGGTAATCGGGCACTCTTTTTACCATCACGAGGACAACATCGTGTATGAGTGGATATACTCGTTCCACATGCCGCTTTTCTTCTTTATTTCGGGCCACCTTCTGCACGTTTCGGTAAAGCGTTCCGGCAAGCCCTTGGGCCAATACTTTGGGCTGCGCGCCCTTGCAAAAAAGGCGAGGCGGTTGCTGTTGCCCTACTGGCTCATCAGTTCGCTCGTATTTGTCCCGAAGGCGTTTCTCGGGAATTTCGCGGGTCGTGAGGTCGATTTCTCGTGGGCGGGGTACGCGCACATGCTCTTCTACCCGAACGACAACGTCATTTCCATATACTGGTTCCTGCCGACCTTGTTCCTCGTGTTCTGCATTGCGTATGTGGGCGGGAAGGTTTCGCTGGTGCTAAAGTCGCGCTACTGGATTCTGCCGGTGTTGGTGGCGTCGTATTTTCTGGCGATTTTTTTTCCGAGATATTCTTTAGAAATCCTGAACTATCCCGGAGTTATCGCCTTCCTGTTCTATTTCGTGTTGGGTTACGCGTTTGATGTGGAGTTTGTTCGTGCCCAGCTGCTGAAGGATAACCGCGTGAAGCCTGTCCCTGCAATGGCCTTCGGCGTAGTGATGTGTATGGCGTTCTACGTGTATCCCGGGCATGACTGGAACCATCCGTTCTACGGGTTTACGGGAATCATAATGAGCCTGTGCCTCGCGGGGCTTTACTGCCAGATGGGGCTGCGGTTCTTTAGGCCTTTCTACGGTTCAACGTATGCGATATACCTGTTCTCGTGGTTTTTCCAGGTGGCAAGCCAGCAGGTGTTTCTTTCGGTTACGGGGGCGCACTGGGGGGTCGGGTCTGCGCTCGCCATGGTGACCGGATTCTTCGGGCCGTTCACGATATTCAAGTTGTGGGCGTACCTGTCGGCTCGTATTGCCGCAAAGCGCGGTACTGCGGGCCGCTAA
- the murD gene encoding UDP-N-acetylmuramoyl-L-alanine--D-glutamate ligase, whose amino-acid sequence MQNTLVAPVGVLGFGVEGQSTFNYLVRSGVKDIVVMDKNPVNLPEVPAGVNVKTFSGEGYLDGLKDCVTVVRSAGVYPMSQDLFKFQMNGGIMTSQIQLFLEQTKSKKVVGVTGTLGKGSTVSMISHILTKCGVENEIGGNFGVPALDLLETETPDRISILELSSFQLMTLSLSPDVGVVLRVSTEHLDWHKSVEEYRDAKANLVRWQKRAGTCVYLKDAAPSAKIAGESPAGTKYAVCHADGDGAGDGDAVIEGATLAIDSEKLYLADCKVRGIYQLENMAAATLACKALGIRVADAFQALKTYETLPFRMEFKGEKNGIEFFNDSYATRPDATIAATASMTRPFALILGGSEKNADFTELSNILVKERPNLKRIALIGATAERMLDSLKQAGLDSAGITAKIFPTLEEAFADSLAIGKGGTVIMSPACASFGLFKNYKVRGQVFDKLVAGV is encoded by the coding sequence ATGCAGAACACATTGGTCGCACCCGTAGGCGTTCTCGGCTTTGGAGTCGAGGGCCAGAGCACATTCAATTACCTGGTTCGCAGTGGCGTCAAAGACATTGTCGTAATGGACAAGAACCCAGTAAACTTGCCGGAAGTTCCCGCGGGAGTGAACGTAAAAACATTCAGCGGTGAAGGCTACCTGGACGGACTCAAGGACTGCGTGACCGTCGTGCGCTCCGCGGGCGTTTACCCCATGAGCCAGGACCTGTTCAAGTTCCAGATGAACGGCGGCATCATGACGAGCCAGATCCAGCTGTTTTTAGAACAAACTAAATCCAAGAAGGTCGTAGGCGTAACGGGAACGCTCGGAAAGGGCTCGACCGTGAGCATGATTAGCCACATCTTGACGAAATGCGGCGTAGAGAACGAAATCGGCGGGAACTTCGGCGTGCCGGCGCTCGACCTGCTCGAGACAGAGACGCCCGACCGCATTAGCATTCTCGAACTTTCGAGTTTCCAGCTGATGACTCTCTCGCTTTCGCCCGATGTGGGCGTTGTGCTGCGCGTTTCGACCGAGCACCTGGACTGGCACAAGAGCGTGGAAGAATACCGGGACGCGAAGGCCAACCTGGTGCGTTGGCAGAAGCGTGCCGGGACCTGCGTGTACTTGAAGGATGCCGCACCCTCGGCAAAAATTGCGGGGGAAAGCCCTGCCGGCACAAAGTATGCCGTATGCCACGCCGATGGCGACGGTGCCGGTGACGGGGACGCCGTGATTGAAGGCGCCACCCTCGCCATCGACAGCGAGAAGCTGTACCTTGCGGACTGCAAGGTGCGCGGCATCTACCAGCTGGAAAACATGGCGGCGGCGACCCTCGCGTGCAAGGCACTCGGGATTCGGGTGGCCGACGCGTTCCAGGCGCTCAAGACCTACGAAACCCTCCCCTTCCGTATGGAATTCAAGGGCGAAAAGAACGGGATTGAATTCTTCAACGACAGTTACGCCACCCGCCCCGACGCGACGATCGCCGCGACTGCCAGTATGACGCGCCCCTTCGCGCTTATCCTCGGCGGTTCCGAGAAGAACGCCGACTTTACCGAGCTCTCGAACATCCTCGTGAAGGAGCGCCCGAACCTCAAGCGCATCGCCCTCATCGGCGCCACCGCCGAACGCATGCTTGATTCCCTGAAGCAGGCCGGGCTCGATTCCGCGGGTATCACGGCAAAAATCTTCCCCACCCTCGAGGAAGCCTTTGCCGACAGCCTAGCCATAGGCAAGGGCGGGACCGTCATCATGAGCCCCGCCTGCGCAAGCTTTGGCCTGTTCAAGAACTACAAGGTGCGCGGGCAGGTGTTCGACAAGCTGGTCGCGGGCGTTTAA
- the secG gene encoding preprotein translocase subunit SecG, whose translation MTTLFWVLIVIHVFLCLFLSLLVLVQNDKMGGLAGLGGMTSQSAFSTAGAATFIQKLTRVVAVIFFIVVFALGLITAKKNVTVEESAMQKATRENAAQQQAPVPALPGDFAAPAVDAPAAPAADAAPATEVPAPAAE comes from the coding sequence ATGACAACACTCTTTTGGGTTCTCATCGTCATCCACGTGTTCCTCTGCCTGTTCCTCTCCCTCCTCGTTCTCGTGCAGAACGACAAGATGGGCGGCCTCGCAGGGCTCGGCGGCATGACCTCCCAGTCGGCATTCTCTACAGCAGGTGCTGCCACCTTCATCCAGAAGCTGACCCGTGTCGTAGCTGTCATCTTCTTCATCGTCGTGTTCGCTCTCGGCCTCATCACCGCGAAGAAGAACGTTACGGTCGAAGAATCTGCCATGCAGAAGGCGACTCGCGAAAACGCAGCCCAACAGCAGGCTCCGGTCCCGGCTCTCCCGGGTGACTTCGCCGCTCCGGCAGTCGATGCACCTGCAGCCCCCGCTGCTGACGCCGCACCAGCCACCGAAGTCCCGGCTCCGGCTGCTGAATAA
- the tpiA gene encoding triose-phosphate isomerase gives MRQYIIAGNWKMNKTVSESIQLAKDIVEAVKDVKKTEVVIAPTYLAAAKVADVIKGTNVKLAIQDIHWKDQGAFTGKVSVDMVKEIGAEYIIIGHSEQRQYFHETDETVNLKVKKTLEAGLKPIICIGETLDQRNGGILKEVLGLQIKGAFKDVSAEDAAKCVLAYEPVWAIGTGVTATDEQAQDTQAYARSVVKEIYGEAVAEGMRIQYGGSMKGANAAGLLAQKDIDGGLIGGAGLKANTFKEIIDAAEAK, from the coding sequence ATGCGTCAGTATATCATTGCTGGTAACTGGAAGATGAACAAGACCGTTAGCGAATCCATTCAGCTCGCTAAGGATATCGTGGAAGCCGTCAAGGACGTGAAGAAGACCGAAGTGGTCATCGCCCCGACTTACCTCGCTGCCGCCAAGGTCGCCGACGTCATCAAGGGTACCAACGTGAAGCTCGCCATCCAGGACATCCACTGGAAGGACCAGGGCGCATTCACCGGTAAGGTCTCCGTTGACATGGTCAAGGAAATCGGCGCCGAATACATCATCATCGGCCACTCCGAACAGCGCCAGTACTTCCACGAAACTGACGAAACGGTGAACCTCAAGGTCAAGAAGACCCTCGAAGCCGGTCTGAAGCCGATCATCTGCATTGGCGAAACCCTCGACCAGCGCAACGGCGGCATCCTGAAGGAAGTCCTCGGCCTCCAGATCAAGGGCGCCTTCAAGGACGTTTCTGCCGAAGACGCCGCCAAGTGCGTTCTCGCTTACGAACCGGTTTGGGCAATCGGTACTGGCGTTACCGCTACCGACGAACAGGCTCAGGACACCCAGGCCTACGCTCGCTCCGTTGTCAAGGAAATCTACGGTGAAGCTGTTGCCGAAGGCATGCGCATCCAGTACGGTGGCTCCATGAAGGGCGCCAACGCAGCAGGCCTCCTCGCCCAGAAGGACATCGACGGCGGTCTCATTGGCGGTGCAGGTCTCAAGGCCAACACCTTCAAGGAAATCATCGACGCTGCCGAAGCCAAGTAA